The genomic segment AAAAGACAAGACTTTTTTAATAAAACATCGAACAAATCCCGAATCACCGGTTGAAAATAGAATGGCGAAAAACTTCACATGCCTTTTTTAAGGATGGACCCTATCTGACTATTCGGTGGAAGGGTGAAACTGAGGGATTACATTTCAACTAAAAATGAGATTGACGCATGCACCGTAAAGGATGGACAAGGCAATGTTGTTGCCGATAAAGCCGAGGGAACTCCTTTCATGTCGGAGATAGCCAAAAAATGTAAGGAATCCGCTTCAACAGGTTCCGGAATCATCGATTTTAAAAATAAGGTAAACAAAAACTTAACCGAGGCAACAGTAGCCACTGAAGGATCTCAGCAATAACATAGGCTGTTGTCCAAAACAGTTGGAAACTCAATGGAAGATTTCCCTAAGATTTGGATAATTTGGCCGGCAATTTTCTTCTGGAGTAACTGTATTTGATAAACAAAAGAATTCCGGCCAAGATGAGAAGAAGAATGATCACATGTTTGACGGTTTCCACATTATGCCGGACCACATCAATGTGGTTGCCAAAAACGTAGCCGAGTCCCGCAACAACCGTCACATGTATGATGATGGCACAAAAATTGGTGATTAGATATTTCAAGAAGGGGAAACCGGAAGAGCCCGCCAGAACGTGAACAGGCCCTCTTAAACCGGACAAAAAGCGCACAATGAAAATGGTTCGGATGCCCGCCTTTTTGAAATAAGTTTTGACCTTTTCTTGTCTTTCCAAATGCCAAAATTTTGCAATTTTGGGATGGTTTGCCAATTTCCTTCCCCACTTACGCCCGATGAAAAAAAGCAGACTGTCCCCAAAAGTAATGGCCACAATGCAGAGCACCCACATTTTGAAAAGATCAACCTCTCCTTCGTAACTTAAGTAACCGGCGGTGACGAGAGTCAGTTCTTCAGGCAGAGGAATGCCAAGCCCGCACAAACAGAGAGCGAAAAAAATGAGGGCATAAATGATATTGCCCGAAAGGGCTGAAAGAAATTCCATAAAAGCGGACCATGGACTATGGACCATGGACAATAAAAACTAAAATAATATGTGTGGTGAAAAAGTTGTGTGAGGGGTTTCGGGGTTTCGCGCAGGCAATTTTAACAAACGGGGTATAAAGCCAAAATTGCCGAGCGATAAGCGGGCCCGACGGGACGACCCGTCGGGAACCGCGGCCCCGAAACCCCTCACACAACTTTTTCACCACTTCCTTAAAATAATGTGTGAAAGCACTCTTCGATGGTTTTTATACCATTGATTTTCAAACCTTCCACTCCATTTTTTTGTGCGTTGCTTTGAGGAATGAAGGCTTGGGTAAACCCGAGTTTGGAAACTTCTTTGAGTCTGGCATCCATGCGGCTTACGGCGCGGACTTCTCCGGTGAGTCCCACTTCTCCGATCAAAACGGTTTGGGGATCAAGTGGGATATTGCGAAAACTCGAAAAAATGGCGGTGCTGATTCCCAAATCAAGGGCCGGTTCGGTGACTTTAAGTCCTCCGGCCACATTGATAAAAATATCCTGATCGAAAAGAGAAAGCCCGACGATTTTTTCAAGGACAGCCACAAGCAAGGCCATGCGCCCGCTATCCACGCCAATCGCCGTCCGCCTTGGGTTTGCGAAGCCCGATTTTGAAACAAGGGCCTGAATTTCCAAAAGAAGCGGGCGTGTGCCTTCAAGCGAGGCCACTACTACAGAGCCCGCGACATTTTTTCCGCGCTCGGATAAAAAAAGATGCGAGGGATTTCCCACTTCCTTGAAACCTTTGCTCGTCATTTCAAAAATGCCGATTTCGTTGGTGGCGCCGTAGCGATTTTTCACAGCGCGCAAAATACGAAAGGCGTGGCCCTGATCACTTTCAAAATAGAGCACGCAATCAACCATGTGCTCCAATGTTTTGGGTCCCGCCAGCGAACCTTCTTTGGTGACGTGTCCCACCAGAATACAGGTCATTCCGGTTGCCTTGGCAAGCGTGATTAGTTGCCCCGTGCTTTCACGCACCTGACTTACGGTTCCCGGCGCTGAAGATAAATTGTTGGAATAAATGGTTTGTACCGAATCAATCGCCAAAAGATCAGGTTTTTGAGTTTTGAGAATGACGAGAAGTTGTTCCAAATTATTTTCTGTAACGATCCAGAGATTTTTTTCCGTAACAGCGAGTCTGTCCGCGCGTCCTTTAATCTGGGTGGCTGATTCTTCTCCCGAAACATACAAAACTTTTTTCCCAAGTTTGGCAAGGTTGCCAAGGGTTTGCAAAAGAAGCGTTGATTTGCCAATGCCGGGATCGCCGCCTATCAGGATGGCAGAGCCGGGCACATAGCCTCCTCCCAGCACGCGATCAAGTTCCGCGATGCCAATCGGAATATGATTTCCTTCTTCAGCACTAATTTCATTTAAAAGTTGTGGGGTGGTTTTTTTTAAGTCGATCAACGGCAAGCGGCTCTGATTCGTCGGAGCGGTATAATTTTCTTCAACGTAAGTATTCCACGCATTGCAATCGAGACATTTCCCCAGCCATTTTGGCGATTGGGCCCCGCAGTTTTGGCAGGTATAGATTGTGCGAGGTTTGGCCATGACTTTCACTAACAAAGGTAAGGGTGAAAAGATACTCCATTTTGACGTTCAATAAACCGCTTCATTTTCGTCATCTCTCGATTCATTTCCGCCGCTTCCAAACCCTCAAAAGAAAATAGAAAGATTTCCATGGTGGATCACTTTTTGCTTTCTCTCCTTGTAACGTTTTCGCTCTTTGATAATTTGATATTATGAAAAAAGTGTTTATCAAAATTTTAGCGACGGTATTTGGTCTTGGGTATGCGCCCATTTTATCGGGCACATTGGGAACGCTCGTCGGCATTCCCCTTTTTTTGGGACTTTCCCGTCTTGAGTGGTCCCTTTATTTTTTAGTGACGCTTCTTTTTACAATCTTCGCAATCGTCGTGGCGAATGCCGCATTGCCCCTCTTGCAAGATGCAAAAAAACCGGCAGACCCATCACAAATTGTGATCGACGAAGTCGCCGGATTTCTATGGGCCGCCGGAATTGTCCGTTATCTTGGATTCTGGAAACCCGTGGAGGGGTTTTGGTGGTTCCTCCTTTTCTCTTTCGTCTTCTTCCGAATTTTTGATGCGGCAAAATGGGGACCGGTCGGTTGGGCTGAGAGGCGGTGGCATGGCGGTTTTGGCATTGTCATAGATGATGTCGTGGCGGGGATTGTCGCCGGCTTTGTGAGTATCCTCTTCTGTATTCTCGTTCCGTTCGTTGTTTTTGCTCTGCTCGCTGGGTAGATATGAAAGCAAAAAGAAAAGAGACATGGAGTGTTGCGGAGTCCTGCACCGGTGGGGCTATTGCTAATGCGATCACGGATGTTGCTGGTGCTTCGAAATATTTTAAATGCGGGATTGTGGCCTATAGTAATGAAGCAAAGATCCGTCTGCTGGGCGTTTCCAAAAACACATTGAAAAAATTTGGTGCCGTGAGTGGTGAGGTAGCGAAAGAGATGGCGGAAGGCATGCGCAAGCACTTCAAAACAACCCGCGCTCTTGCCGTCACCGGCATTGCCGGTCCAACCGGCGGAACGAAAGAGAAACCGGTCGGCACCGTTTATATTGCCTTGGCAACTGCCGCAAAAACAGAAGTAAAACATTTTTGCTTTGCCGGAGGGCGCATCCCATTCAAAAAAATCGTAACGGCCACCGCTCTCCGGTGGCTCAGAAAAAAATGTTATATAAAAGCCAGTTGACAAAAGAGGGGGCCATTTATACAGCAATCAGAGAATTTAAATTTCAGCAGTCAGCGGTCAGCGATCAGCCATCAGCCAAGACTTCAAAGAGCTGAAGGCTGAAAGCTGATTGCTGACAGCTCATAACAAAGGAGTTTCTATGCAACCGAATCAGAATACAAAAAACCAAAATGTCGATACAGTAAGTGAGCGGGAAAAAGCGATCAGTCTTGCATTAGCGAGTATCGAAAAACAATTTGGAAAAGGTTCCATCATGCGTCTCGACAAAAATCAGAAAGTCCAACCGGTCGATGTGATTTCCACCGGGTCTTTGTCTCTGGACATGGCGATCGGGGTTGGTGGTCTTCCACGCGGGCGCGTGGTCGAAGTTTTTGGTCCGGAATCTTCCGGCAAAACCACACTCTGTCTTCAGGTAATTGCCGAGGCTCAGAAAAAAGGCGGCATTGTTGCTTATGTCGATGCTGAACACGCCATGGATATTGATTATGCCAAAAAGTTGGGTGTCAAAATCGAAGATCTCTTGATTTCCCAACCCGACACCGGTGAACAAGCCCTTGAAATTACTGAAACTTTGGTTCGTTCCGGAGCGGTGGATGTGTTAGTGGTGGACTCGGTTGCCGCTCTTGTTCCAAGGGCCGAACTCGAAGGAGAAATGGGGGATGCGGTGATGGGGGCTCAGGCTCGTTTGATGAGTCAGGCCTTGCGCAAGCTGACCGGCACCGTTCACAAATCAAAAACCCTTCTCATTTTCATCAACCAAATCCGCATGAAGATCGGTGTGATGTTCGGCAATCCCGAAACCACAACAGGTGGAAACGCGTTGAAATTTTATTCGTCCGTCCGTTTGGATATCCGCCGTATTGCCGCGATCAAAAACGGGGACGAGGTGATTGGTTCGCGCACCCGCGTGAAAGTGGTGAAAAACAAAGTGGCACCGCCGTTCAAACAAGCCGAGTTTGATATTCTGTTTGGTCAGGGCATTTCACGCGAAGGAGATTTGCTTGATTTGGCAACCGAAAGAGACGTCGTCGAAAAATCGGGCGCGTGGTTTGCCTTCAACGGTGAAAAAATCGGACAAGGCCGTGAAAATGCCGTGCTCACTTTAAAACAAAACGGAAAATTAATGAAAGATGTAGAAAAAGCCGTCTTCGCCAAATTCGGTTTGGCAAAAGTGGAGCCGGCGCCTGCAAAAAAAGCATAGCGCGCGAGAGATTTTCTGCCGTCACTTTAGCAGATATTTCCACAGTGGCACGAGGTTTAAGCCAAAGCGGTCCGTTTTGATTTCTTTTTCGATATCGTCGGTTACGATGACGGCTTTTTTCAGTCCGTAAAACTGTGAGGCTTCTTCAATAGCGGAAATTTCTCTTGGGGGGAGAGTATTCGATGTGTAGGAAACCTGTATCACCTCGCTGATTTTCATTCCCTCTTTAATGACGAAATCCGTTTCCTGTCTGCCCTTGTGATAGTAGATTTCATTGCCTGACATGGAAAGAAAATTATAAACGCTGTTCTCGGCAAGCTTCGCGATGTCCTCCATAAATCTGAATGCGATACAATTTCTCATTCCGCCGTCGGTGCAATACACTTTTTTGGGAGATACCTGTTGTTCTTTGAGTTTGAATGAAAACCTCGGCATTTCTGAAATCAGAAACGACTCCGAAAGATAAGAAGTATAATTGGCGATAACATCCAGCGGTGCGCCAAGCGTTTTTTTGAGATTATTGTAGCTACTCAAACTTGATATGTTGGTGAGATAAGTTACGGCAAGAGCTTTGAGCCTGTGAACGTCCCTGATTTCGTGTCTTTGAACGATATCTCTGAAAAGGATGTCCTCAAAGTATTGTTTGAGAATAATTTCTTTTTTTTCGTCGTCTTTTTCCATCGTCGTTTCGGGAAACCCTCCCCATTTGAGATATTTTTTTAACAGGGACCTTATCTTTGTTTTTTTCGACAGGATTGCGAGCGAATCTTCCCCAACTTCCAATCCGTTGAAGATTAGAAATTCACGAAAGGATAACGGCCAAATCTTGAAATTGATATTTCTTCCCGTGAGAGCCGAAGCCACCTCGGAACTCAAAAGTTTGGCGGAAGATCCGGTGATGAATATCTTGGCTTCACCAAGCTCGTTTTTTGTTCTCACCCAGCGCTCCCATTGCTCGATGTTTTGTATTTCGTCCAAAAACAGATAGGGATGGCGGTCCGGATTGATGTTTTCGCGATAGGTTTGATAAACGGCGTCCAGCATTTTCAAATCGCCGGTTTTTGCAAAAAAAGGGTCTTCAAAATTGACATAAAGAATATTTTTTGGATCCTCACCTCCTTTCACAAGCTCATCCATGATCTGATACATGATTGTGGATTTTCCGGATCGTCTGATGCCGGTCAAAGAGATGACTTGTTTGTTTTTTATGAATTTTGAAATGTTGGCGGTGATTTGGCGTCTGATGCCGGCCTTGTTGTTTGGTT from the Deltaproteobacteria bacterium genome contains:
- the radA gene encoding DNA repair protein RadA, with translation MAKPRTIYTCQNCGAQSPKWLGKCLDCNAWNTYVEENYTAPTNQSRLPLIDLKKTTPQLLNEISAEEGNHIPIGIAELDRVLGGGYVPGSAILIGGDPGIGKSTLLLQTLGNLAKLGKKVLYVSGEESATQIKGRADRLAVTEKNLWIVTENNLEQLLVILKTQKPDLLAIDSVQTIYSNNLSSAPGTVSQVRESTGQLITLAKATGMTCILVGHVTKEGSLAGPKTLEHMVDCVLYFESDQGHAFRILRAVKNRYGATNEIGIFEMTSKGFKEVGNPSHLFLSERGKNVAGSVVVASLEGTRPLLLEIQALVSKSGFANPRRTAIGVDSGRMALLVAVLEKIVGLSLFDQDIFINVAGGLKVTEPALDLGISTAIFSSFRNIPLDPQTVLIGEVGLTGEVRAVSRMDARLKEVSKLGFTQAFIPQSNAQKNGVEGLKINGIKTIEECFHTLF
- a CDS encoding ATP-binding protein, whose translation is MLPVLEKWNFWAKPNNKAGIRRQITANISKFIKNKQVISLTGIRRSGKSTIMYQIMDELVKGGEDPKNILYVNFEDPFFAKTGDLKMLDAVYQTYRENINPDRHPYLFLDEIQNIEQWERWVRTKNELGEAKIFITGSSAKLLSSEVASALTGRNINFKIWPLSFREFLIFNGLEVGEDSLAILSKKTKIRSLLKKYLKWGGFPETTMEKDDEKKEIILKQYFEDILFRDIVQRHEIRDVHRLKALAVTYLTNISSLSSYNNLKKTLGAPLDVIANYTSYLSESFLISEMPRFSFKLKEQQVSPKKVYCTDGGMRNCIAFRFMEDIAKLAENSVYNFLSMSGNEIYYHKGRQETDFVIKEGMKISEVIQVSYTSNTLPPREISAIEEASQFYGLKKAVIVTDDIEKEIKTDRFGLNLVPLWKYLLK
- a CDS encoding phosphatidylglycerophosphatase A; translation: MKKVFIKILATVFGLGYAPILSGTLGTLVGIPLFLGLSRLEWSLYFLVTLLFTIFAIVVANAALPLLQDAKKPADPSQIVIDEVAGFLWAAGIVRYLGFWKPVEGFWWFLLFSFVFFRIFDAAKWGPVGWAERRWHGGFGIVIDDVVAGIVAGFVSILFCILVPFVVFALLAG
- a CDS encoding CinA family protein, with the protein product MKAKRKETWSVAESCTGGAIANAITDVAGASKYFKCGIVAYSNEAKIRLLGVSKNTLKKFGAVSGEVAKEMAEGMRKHFKTTRALAVTGIAGPTGGTKEKPVGTVYIALATAAKTEVKHFCFAGGRIPFKKIVTATALRWLRKKCYIKAS
- the recA gene encoding recombinase RecA, with the protein product MQPNQNTKNQNVDTVSEREKAISLALASIEKQFGKGSIMRLDKNQKVQPVDVISTGSLSLDMAIGVGGLPRGRVVEVFGPESSGKTTLCLQVIAEAQKKGGIVAYVDAEHAMDIDYAKKLGVKIEDLLISQPDTGEQALEITETLVRSGAVDVLVVDSVAALVPRAELEGEMGDAVMGAQARLMSQALRKLTGTVHKSKTLLIFINQIRMKIGVMFGNPETTTGGNALKFYSSVRLDIRRIAAIKNGDEVIGSRTRVKVVKNKVAPPFKQAEFDILFGQGISREGDLLDLATERDVVEKSGAWFAFNGEKIGQGRENAVLTLKQNGKLMKDVEKAVFAKFGLAKVEPAPAKKA
- a CDS encoding DedA family protein — protein: MVHSPWSAFMEFLSALSGNIIYALIFFALCLCGLGIPLPEELTLVTAGYLSYEGEVDLFKMWVLCIVAITFGDSLLFFIGRKWGRKLANHPKIAKFWHLERQEKVKTYFKKAGIRTIFIVRFLSGLRGPVHVLAGSSGFPFLKYLITNFCAIIIHVTVVAGLGYVFGNHIDVVRHNVETVKHVIILLLILAGILLFIKYSYSRRKLPAKLSKS